DNA sequence from the bacterium genome:
GGGCTTGGTCGCCTCGCTGCTGCTCGTGGTGGGGTTGCCGCTGCGGCTCGCCGGCGCGCTGCCGGGCAGCGTGGCCATGGCGCTCTGGGCGCCGATGGCGGCCTTCGAGATTCCCTTCGCGGTCTGGCTCTTGATCAGGGGGATCGCCCCTCGCTAGACTGAGACCCCCCGTCCCCCGGGGAGTGACCAGCAATCCTCCTGCATCTGCGGCCGCGGCCCTGCCCGCGTGGCCGCTGCCTGGGGGATTGCCTCGTGAAGAGAAGCTCCAGCCGCCGCGGCGGCATGAAGTCCGCGGACCTGCGCCTCCTGATCCAAGCCGGCGAGAGCAGCACGCTCGAGTTCAAGGAGAGCTTGCCCGCGGCCCTGGCGCGCGATCTTGTCGCTTTGGCCAACGCCGAGGGCGGGCGCGTCCTGCTGGGCGTGCGCGACGACGGCTCGGTGCTTGGGGTGAAGGACTCCAGTGCGCTGCGGGCCCGCGTGCA
Encoded proteins:
- a CDS encoding ATP-binding protein encodes the protein MKSADLRLLIQAGESSTLEFKESLPAALARDLVALANAEGGRVLLGVRDDGSVLGVKDSSALRARVQDIARNCDPPVGVSVGAVGGVLVVEVRESDAKPVQCSEGFFL